One genomic window of Conger conger chromosome 9, fConCon1.1, whole genome shotgun sequence includes the following:
- the zgc:66427 gene encoding E3 ubiquitin-protein ligase ZNRF1, whose product MGTKASRFQEETVATAFAKDGIKRDSCRRIRSKRPTSLVVDFSGSFDQDSEVNRSRSEEGSDSDQGRPTASDGSHGDINSPSHPDQATPDEASETAGPADAGTPGSAGEASNDRLSVEETGRVHQRTFSERLPSGRHTSGRNGSSRTSARTRGSAPRPVSEAWIGVYRVNSRHSTVRCPFCSKPFPGGRIEEHLLSCLTTPPLPYNMDTLSKDSGECSICLDDLLQGETIARLACLCVYHKSCIDSWCKVKACCPEHPFD is encoded by the exons ATGGGGACTAAGGCTAGTCGTTTCCAAGAAGAAACGGTAGCCACGGCTTTTGCGAAGGATGGCATCAAGAGGGACTCCTGCCGAAGAATTCGCAGCAAGAGGCCTACAAGTTTGGTGGTGGATTTCTCGGGTAGCTTCGACCAGGACTCAGAAGTCAATCGCAGTCGTTCGGAGGAGGGGAGCGACTCGGACCAGGGGCGGCCCACGGCGTCTGATGGAAGCCACGGTGACATAAATAGCCCGAGCCATCCCGATCAAGCTACACCGGACGAGGCCAGCGAAACCGCTGGGCCCGCGGATGCCGGCACCCCCGGTTCAGCGGGTGAAGCCAGCAACGACAGGCTGTCAGTGGAGGAGACGGGCCGCGTCCACCAGCGCACTTTCTCAGAACGTCTACCCTCCGGCCGACACACTTCCGGTCGTAATGGATCTTCTCGAACCTCCGCTCGCACACGGGGAAGCGCCCCGCGTCCGGTCTCGGAGGCATGGATCGGTGTGTATAGGGTCAACAGCCGACACAGCA CCGTGCGCTGTCCGTTCTGTTCCAAGCCCTTCCCTGGAGGCCGGATTGAGGAGCATTTGCTGAGCTGTCTCacgaccccccctctcccctacaACA tgGACACTCTGAGTAAGGACAGCGGGGAGTGCAGTATTTGCCTGGATGatctcctgcagggggagaccaTAGCGCGCCTGGCCTGTCTCTGCGTCTATCACAAGAG CTGCATTGATTCTTGGTGCAAAGTGAAGGCCTGTTGTCCCGAACACCCCTTCGACTGA
- the sdr39u1 gene encoding epimerase family protein SDR39U1, which yields MRVIIGGGSGFVGRELTRLLRGKGHEVTLISRHAGPDRITWEDLDAGGLPPCEGAVNLAGENLMNPLRWWNESYKQDLFSSRIDTTRALARAIGSAPTPPRSWVLVTGVACYRPSPTALYTEDSDWTPFDLLSQLVKDWEGVGRLPEDVATKTRQVVIRPGVVLGRDGGAMRQMLTPFWLGLGGPLGSGQQPFPWIHVSDLAGIIAHSLECTTAPPSGRDGPEVLNGVAPALDTNREFTGALGRALRRPTLFPVPGFVLRALMGAERAVVLTEGQRVEPKRTLETGYQYQYPHLQAALEEIVGR from the exons ATGAGAGTTATTATAG gtgggggttctgggttTGTGGGTCGTGAGCTAACCCGGTTGCTGCGCGGTAAAGGTCACGAGGTCACCCTGATTTCCCGTCACGCCGGCCCCGACAGGATCACATGG GAGGATTTGGACGCCGGCGGCCTCCCGCCATGCGAGGGCGCTGTTAATCTGGCCGGTGAGAATCTCATGAACCCCCTGCGCTG gtggaATGAGAGTTATAAGCAGGACCTGTTCTCCAGTCGGATTGATACGACCAGAGCTCTTGCCCGGGCCATAGGTtctgcccccacacccccccggTCCTGGGTCCTGGTCACTGGCGTGG CCTGTTACAGGCCAAGCCCGACTGCTCTGTACACGGAGGACAGTGATTGGACGCCCTTTGACCTCTTGTCCCAATTGGTGAAGGACTGGGAAGGGGTGGGACGTCTCCCTGAAGACGTCGCCACGAAAACCAGACAGGTGGTGATCAGGCCAG GGGTGGTGCTGGGGCGGGACGGGGGGGCCATGAGGCAGATGCTGACCCCGTTCTGGCTGGGCCTGGGGGGCCCGTTGGGCTCGGGGCAGCAGCCCTTCCCCTGGATCCACGTGTCGGACCTGGCGGGGATCATCGCCCACTCCCTGGAGTGCACCACGGCTCCCCCCTCGGGCCGGGACGGTCCGGAGGTCCTGAACGGGGTGGCCCCCGCCCTCGACACCAACCGGGAGTTCACCGGGGCGTTGGGCCGCGCCCTGCGCCGCCCCACCCTGTTCCCCGTCCCGGGCTTCGTCCTGCGGGCGCTGATGGGCGCGGAGCGGGCCGTGGTGCTCACGGAGGGCCAGCGGGTGGAGCCCAAGAGGACTCTGGAGACGGGCTACCAGTACCAGTACCCCCACCTGCAGGCCGCCCTGGAGGAGATAGTGGGGAGGTAA